The genome window GCCGAGATCGGCGTCGTAGCGCAACGCGTCAGGCAGCGCGATGCCGTCCAGATAGCGGGAATTTTCGTGCCGGGCCTGCAGCCCGGCGATGAGCGCGGCGTCGCGCGCCCACAAAAGCGTATCGTGCCGCGCGGCCAGATGGCCCGCGAGCGCGGTGCCCCAGGCACCGGCGCCGAGAACGGCTACTTTCATACCCAGCACCGGTCCGAGTGAAACGTCAGTTCAGCGTCGTGCCGTTCGGTGCGCCTGCTGCGGCACCGGCCTGCTGCTGAAGCTGCGCGAGGCGTTGTTCGTACAGCGCCTGGAAGTTGATTTCCGCCAGGTGGATCGGCGGGAAGCCCGCACGCGTGATCGCGTCGGCGATGTTCGAACGCAGGTACGGGAACAGGATCGTCGGGCAGGCGATGCCGACGAGCGGGTCGAGCTGTTCATCCGGAATGTTGCGGATGTCGAAAATGCCGGCCTGCTTCGCTTCGATCAGGAACGCGATCTTGTCCTTCACCTTCGCGGTGACGGTGCCCGACACGACGACTTCGAACACGCTTTCCGCGAGGCGGTCGGCCTTGACGTCGACTTCGACTTCAACCGACGGCATGTCCTGCTCGAGGAAGATCGCCGGCGAATTCGGCTGCTCGAGCGACATATCCTTCAGGTAGACGCGCTGGATGTTGAAGAACGGTTGGTTTTCGACGTCGGACATGGTGTTTCCCTAAAAGTGGTGACGGGGCGGCCCGGCTTCACGCCTGCCGCCACGGATGAATCCTGCGCGCCCAAGCCGCGGCGCGGCCGGCGGCCATTCTGCCCTAATCAGGCCGCTTGCAGAAGCGGGACGAGCCCACCTTCGCGGTCGAGCTTCGACAGATCGTCGTAACCGCCGACGTGCGTGTCGCCGATATAGATCTGCGGCACCGTGCGGCGCCCCGTGCGCGTCATCATTTCGTCGCGGCGGGCCGGATCGCGGTCGATCAGTACCTTCTCGATCTGCTCGACACCGCGCAGCTTCAGCAGGCGCTCGGCCTGGATGCAATACGGACACACCTGCGTGCTGTACATCAAAACCTTGTTCACTTCGCCACTCCTTGTTTGACGACCGGCATCCCGGCCTGCTGCCAGGCGGCCACGCCGCCCTCGAGCACGTGCACCTCGGCGTAACCCGCCGCCTCGACCTCGCGCGCCGCCTTCTGCGACTGCTGGCCGTTCTGGCAGACGAGCAGCACCGGCGTGCTCTTGTTCTTCGCGACCTGCGCGATTTTCGTGCCGATCTCGCCTGCCGCGACCTGGCGCGCCGACGGCAGGTGGCCGGCAGCGAAATCGGACGCGGCGCGCACGTCGATCACGACCGCGTTGCGACGGTTGATGAGTTGCGTCGCCTCCGCGGCGGACAGGCCGCCGCGGCCGCGGCGCAGCGCGGGCCAGGCCAGCAGGCCGCCGGATACCACCAGGATCGCGATAAGGGCCAGGTTGGTGTAATTGGTAAAGAACGTCACGGAATTCCGCCGGAAAAAGAGAAATCGGATGAGGACAATCCCGCCATTATAAAATAACCGTCTTGCGCGATGGCGGGCCCGGGTCGGGTCCTGCGCGACGCGCCACAGCTTCCTTCACTACCGACCGCAAGATCCATGTACAAACTCGTTCTCATCCGCCACGGCGAATCGACGTGGAACAAGGAAAACCGCTTCACCGGCTGGGTCGACGTCGACCTGACCGAACAGGGTCGCAACGAGGCCTACCAGGCCGGCGAATTGCTCAAGGAGGCCGGCTACACGTTCGACATCGCGTATACGTCGGTGCTCAAGCGCGCGATCCGCACGCTGTGGCACGTGCAGGACAAGATGGACCTCATGTACCTGCCGGTCGTCCACTCGTGGCGCCTGAACGAGCGCCACTACGGCGCGCTGTCGGGCCTGAACAAGGCGGAAACGGCCGCGAAGTTCGGCGACGACCAGGTGCTCGTGTGGCGCCGCAGCTACGACACGCCGCCGCCCGCGCTCGAGCCGACCGACGAGCGCGCGCCGTTCAACGACCCGCGCTACGCGAAGGTGCCGCGCGAGCAGCTGCCGCTCACCGAGTGCCTGAAGGACACGGTCGCGCGCGTGCTGCCGCTGTGGAACGAGTCGATCGCCCCGGCGGTGCGCGCCGGCAAGCAGGTGCTGATCGCCGCGCACGGCAACTCGCTGCGCGCGCTGATCAAGTACCTCGACGGCATCTCGGACAGCGACATCGTCGGCCTGAACATCCCGAACGGCGTGCCGCTCGTGTATGAACTCGACGAGAACCTGAAGCCGATCAAGCACTATTACCTCGGCGACCAGGACGCGATCGCGCAGGCGCAGGCCGCCGTCGCGAAGCAGGGCAAGGCGGGCTGACGCCCGTCTGCCGGGTGAGCCGGGCGGGCCGCGTCCGGTGCGGCCCGCCCGGCCCCGGCCCAGCCCCTTGCCCTGCGCCCCGCGCGAACCTTCGCGGCGCCGACGCTGTCGAATCCGCTTTCGAACCCGCGGCGCGCGCGGCGATGCCCGCCGGACCGGCTCCGGGCCCTTTTCGACGCTTTTCGCGCCGTTCCACTGAGTTATCGGACGAACAGTTATACTTGTCCGCTACATCATCCCCGCTACCGCCACGCGCTTCCCGACCGCACCAGATCTCTATGCGAATGAAATTGAAGAACATCGGCCTGATTGCCGCGGGCCTCGCCACGGGCGTGTTCGCCACGCTGCAGGTTTCCGCATCGGCCGAGCAGACCGCCACGGCGCCGCTTCCCCTCGACCAGCTCCGCCTGTTCGCGGAAGTCTTCGGACAGATCAAGCGCGAGTACGTCGAACCGGTCGACGACAAGAAGCTGCTGACGGCCGCGATCAAGGGCATGGTGTCGAGCCTCGACCCGCACTCGTCGTTCCTCGACAAGACCGACTATGACGAGCTGCAGGAGCAGACGAAGGGCCGCTTCGCGGGTCTCGGCATCGAGATCTCGCAGGAAGACGGCCTCGTCAAGGTGATCTCGCCGATCGAGGATACCCCCGCGTTCCGCGCCGGCATCCGTCCGGGCGACCTGATCACCCGCATCAACGACAAGCCGGTGCGCGGCATGACGCTCGACAAGGCCGTGAAGCAGATGCGCGGCGAGCCGGGCACCAAGGTCACGCTGACGATCTTCCGCAAGAGCGACGACCGCACGTTCCCGGTCACGGTCACGCGCGCGATCATCAAGGTCCAGAGCGTGAAGATGAAGATCCTCGATCCGGGCTATGCGTATGTCCGCATCACGAGCTTCCAGGAGCGCACGACGCCCGATCTCGCGCAGAAGCTGCAAGATATCGCACGCCAGCAGCCGAACCTGAAGGGCCTCGTCCTCGACCTGCGCAACAACGGCGGCGGCCTGCTGCAGAGCGCGGTCGGCGTGGCCGGCGCGTTCCTGCCGCCCGACTCCGTCGTCGTGTCGACCAACGGCCAGATCGCCGATTCGAAGCAGGTCTACCGCGATACGTATGACAACTACCGCCTGCCGTCCTTCGACGGCGATCCGCTGAAGAACCTGCCGCCGGTCTTCAAGACCGTGCCGATGATCGTGCTGACGAACGCCTATTCGGCGTCCGCGTCGGAAATCGTCGCCGGTGCGCTGCAGGATTCGAAGCGCGCGCAGATCATGGGCAAGACGACGTTCGGCAAGGGTTCGGTGCAGACGGTCCGCCCGATGACGGCCGACACCGCGCTGCGCCTGACCACCGCGTACTACTACACGCCGAGCGGCCGTTCGATCCAGAACAAGGGCATCACGCCGGACGTGCCGGTCGATCAGTACGCGGACGGCGATCCGGACGACGTGCTCGTGACGCGCGAGGTCGACTACACGAACCACCTCGCGAACACGCAGGATCCGAACGAGAAGAAGGAACAGGAAGACCGCGAGCAGCGCCGGATGGATCAGCTGCGCGTGCTTGAAGAGCAGAACGACAAGAAGACGCCGGAGCAGCGCCAGAAGGATCGCGATCGCAAGCCGATCGAGTTCGGCAGCGCCGACGACTTCATGATGCAGCAGGCGCTCAACAAGCTCGAAGGCAAGCCGGTCCAGGAATCGAAGTCGCTGCTCGCCGAAAGCACGAAGGGCCCGGCCGGCAAGGCCGCCACGGCCTCGAAGGCATCGGGCGCCAGCGCGAAGCCGGCTTCCGCACCGAAGCCCGCGTCGGCGCCGAAGTAAGCGCCGGCCGGCATCCGACGGGCCATCGCGGGAAGACCGCGATGGCCCGTTTTTCATGCGCGCCTAAAATAACGACACCTGTGCCGCCTCGCCACGACTCCCCATGAACGACGATCAACTCCTTCGCTACTCCCGTCACATCCTCGTCGACGAAATCGGCATCGAGGCGCAGCAGCGCTTTCTCGATGCGCATGCGATCGTCGTCGGCGCGGGGGGGCTCGGCTCGCCCGCCGCGATGTACCTCGCGGCATCGGGCGTCGGCACGATCACGCTCGTCGACGCCGATACGGTCGACCTCACGAACCTGCAGCGGCAGATCCTGCACGTGACGGCATCGGTCGGTCGCCACAAGGTCGAATCGGGGCGCGACGCGCTCGCGCAGCTGAACCCCGAGGTGACCGTGCACGCGGTCGCGGAGCGTGTCGACGATGCGTGGCTCGATGCGCACGTGCCGCGCGCGAGCGTCGTGCTCGACTGCACCGACAACTTCGCGACGCGGCATGCGATCAACCGCGCGTGCGTCGCGCATGGCGTGCCGCTCGTATCGGGCGCCGCACTGCGCTTCGACGGGCAGATCAGCACGTTCGACTTCCGCGACCCGGCCGCGCCCTGCTATGCGTGCGTGTTTCCGGAAGACCAGCCATTCGAGGAAGTCGCGTGCGCGACGATGGGCGTGTTCGCGCCGACGGTCGGGATCATCGGCGCGATGCAGGCCGCCGAGGCGCTGCGCGTGATCGGCGACATCGGCAAGACGCTCAACGGGCGGCTGATGATGCTCGATTCGCTGCGGATGGAATGGACGACGATGAAAATCGCGCGCCAGGCCGACTGCCCCGTGTGCGGGAGCCGGCACTGACGCGCGACGGGCATGCGCCGGGCGGCGCATGCGTGGTGACACTTCGCTACGATTAGCGGCGACGCGGACGCCGACTACGCAGCCGCATCCGCGCGCGGCTCCGCAACCGACAGGCGCTGCAACGCGGCCTGCACTTCCTCCGGCTCGAACGCGGCGAGCACGTCGGCCGTCGGCTTTTCGAGCGCCTTCAGGTGCGCCCGCAGGATCTCCTGCTTCACGACCAGCAACTGGCTCGGGTGCATCGAGAACTCGGTGAGCCCCATCCCGAGCAACAGGCGCGTGAGCGCCGGGTCCCCCGCCATTTCCCCGCACACCGACACGGACACGCCCGCGCGCTTCGCTTCGCGCAACGTATAGGCAATCAGGTGCAGCACCGCCGGATGCAGCGGGTCGTACAGGTGCGCGACCGCATTGTCCGCACGGTCGATCGCGAGCGTGTACTGAATCAGGTCGTTCGTGCCGATCGACAGGAAATCGAACCGCTTCAGGAACAGCGGCAGCGCGATCGCCGCGGCCGGAATCTCGATCATCGCGCCGATGCGCACGTTCGGGTCGTACGCGAGCCCCGCGTCGTCGAGCTGGCGCTTCGCCTCGCGGATCAGGTCGAGCGTCTGGTCGATCTCCTGCGCGTGCGCGAGCATCGGGATCAGGATCTTCACCTGGCCGAACGCGGACGCGCGCAGGATCGCGCGCAGCTGCGTGAGGAACATCTGCGGCTCGGACAGGCTCCAGCGGATCGCGCGCAGGCCGAGCGCGGGGTTCGGCGCCGTCTCGTAGCCTTCGTCGAGCGCCTCGAGCGGCTTGTCCGCGCCGACGTCGATCGTGCGGATCGTCACCGGCATGCCCTTCATCCACTCGACGGCCCGCTTGTACGCGGCGAACTGCTCCTCCTCTTCCGGCATCTCCTTCTGATGCATGAACAGGAACTCGGAACGGAACAGCCCGACGCCGACCGCGCCGGCCTCGACGGCCGCCTTCGCGTCGTCGGGCAGCTCGATGTTCGCGTACAGATCGATCTTGGTGCCGCACAACGTTTGCGTCGGCGAGAACTTCAGACGCTGCAGCTTGCGTTGCTCCAGCAGCTTCTCGGACTGCCGGTACGAATACTCCTCGAGGACGATCGGCGCCGGATCGACGATCACGATGCCCTGGTCGCCGTCGACGATGATCAGGTCGTCCTGGCGGATCAGCGCGCTCGCATGCTGCACGCCGACCGCGGCCGGAATGCCGAGGCTGCGCGCGACGATCGCCGTGTGCGACGTGCGCCCGCCGAGATCGGTGACGAATGCCTGGAACGACTGCGACTTGAACTGCATCATGTCGGCCGGCGCGATGTCGTGCGCGACGACGATCATCTCGTTCGTGCCGTTCTTGGCCGCGCGGTCGAGCGCCTGCGACGCGGACGGCGCGCCGGCGAGCGCCTTCAGCACACGCTCGACCACCTGCTCGATGTCGGCCTTGCGCTCGCGCAGGTATTCGTCCTCGATGTCGTCGAAGTGGCGCGTGAGCAGCTCGAGCTGCTCGGTCAGCGCCCACTCGACGTTGTAGCGGCGCGTGCGGATCAGGTCGATGGTTTCCTGAACGAGCATCTCGTCGCTCAGGATCATCGCGTGGACGTCGATGAATGCGCCGACTTCGCTCGGCGTGTCGTCGGTCAGGTCGGCGCGCAGCGCCTCGAGTTCGTAATGCACGACCTCGAGCGCGGTGCGGAAGCGCTCGACCTCCGCATCGATCTGGTTTGCCTCGACCAGGTAATGGGCGACGTCGAGCGCCGCCGGCGCGATCAGATACGCTCGCCCGATCGCGATACCACGTGAGACGGGAATGCCATGCAGCGTGAAGGACACGCGCACCTCCTCTGTACAAGTAAAGCCGCGGCACACTGCTGCGATGCGCTTATGACCCCGGTTAGCGATTATAAATTCCGCGACTCCCCGCTGACTGCATGCACCGCAGCATTGCGCATTCCGCATCAATGCTTGCGACGAAAAAAATGCCGCGAAATCCGCGGCATTCTGGCTGGAAACGGCAACGATCCCGCGTGAGGATCACTGGCCTTCGCCGAACTTGTCGGCGATCAGCTTCAGCAGCGCGTCCATCGCTTCCCGCTCGTCGGACCCATCGGTCTCGATCGTCACGGTGCTGCCGATGCCGGCCGCCAGCATCATCACGCCCATGATGCTCTTCGCATTGATCTTGCGCCCGTTGCGCGTCATCCAGACTTCCGACTGGAAGTTGCCGGCCAGTTGCGTAAGCTTGGCCGATGCGCGCGCATGGAGCCCCAATTTGTTGACGATGGTGGTTTCTTGTTGAAGCATGATTCTCGGTCGGGTCGGTCGGGGCCGCCGGCGGCGCGCGCCGGCGGTGCGGTCTAAAACGGAAAACGGGAACTCAGTGCGACTCGGTGCGCGGCTGCGGCTCGGGCGGAATCGGCGCGCACTGGCCGCAGCCGGTTTCCGTCGGCGGCGGCGGCGTACCGGAGGACACCTCGTGGACGCCCTTCGCGCCGCCGGACAGCGCCTTGTCGACCAGCTTGTCGAGCGGCACGGTGCGGTAGCAGACGGCCCGCACGAGCATCGGCAGGTTCACGCCCGCGAGCACCCGCACGTTGTCGATCTTGGCCAGCTGGCCGGCGATGTTCGCGGGCGTCGCGCCGTACATGTCGGTCAGCACGACCACGCCGTTCTCTTCCTTGAGCCGTGCGAGCTCCGCGTGCGCGAACGCCATCACCTGGGTCGGATCGCTGTCCGCCATCACGTCGATACAGCCGATGCGGGCGGGCACGCCGCCATAGATGTGCGCGATGCAGTCCCGCAGCGCGGTGGCGAGCGGGGCGTGCGCGATGATCAGGATCCCGGCCATGTCAGATCGCTCCCGGCCGCCCCTGGCGGGCCGACACCCCGCGGCGGGGCAATGAGCGTAGCGAGTGAGGGAAACGTTCCATGTTCAGCCTTGCAACAGTTTCGGCCCGACCGCCGGGCCTATGGTGCGCGAGCGCGGCACCGGGCAAGCGGGCATTGTAGCAGGCCGGTCGAACTGCTCCGGCGACGGGGGACCTGCGCGGCCGCCGCCGGGGTTGCGCGGGAAAGCGGCCTACACGGCCGCACGCTCCAGCGCGTCGATGAACATCGCGGCGACGTCGAAGCCCGTCTGCTCCATGATCTCGCGAAAGCACGTCGGACTCGTGACGTTCACCTCGGTCAGCCAGTCGCCGATCGCATCGAGGCCGACCAGCAGCAACCCGCGTGCCGCGAGCACCGGCCCGAGCGTGTCGGCGATCTCGCGATCGCGCGCGGTCAGCGGCTGCGCAACGCCGAGGCCGCCCGCCGCGAGATTGCCGCGCACCTCGCTGCCCTGCGGAATCCGGGCGAGCGAAAACGGCACCGGCTCGCCGCCGATCAGCAGGATGCGCTTGTCGCCGGCCTTGATCTCGGGGATGAATTTCTGCGCCATCACCGAACGCGTGCCGTCGTGGCTCAGCATCTCGATGATCGAACCGAGGTTCATGCCGTCCGGCTTCACGCGGAACACGCCCATCCCGCCCATCCCGTCGAGCGGCTTCAGGATCACGTCGCCGTGCTCGGCGTGGAATGCGCGCAGCCGTTTCGCGTCGCGTGTGACGAGCGTCGGCGCGACGAACTGCGGAAACTCGCCGATCGCGAGCTTCTCCGAATGGTCGCGGATCGACTGCGCCTTGTTGAACACGCGTGCGCCGGCGCGCTCGGCCAGCTCCAGCAGCCAGGTCGACGTCACGTATTCCATGTCGAACGGCGGATCCTTGCGCATCAGCACCGCGCCGAACGATTCGAGGCGGCGCGCGTCGACCGGCCCGGCCTCGTACCACGTCTCGCGATGCAGGTCGTCCGGGTCGCCGACGAACGTGATGCGACGCACGTCGGCCTCGACGGCCGAGCCCGTCCATGCGAGATGGTTCGGCTCGCACGCGTACACCGCATGCCCGCGCCGCGCCGCCTCGGCCATCATCGCGTAGGTCGAATCCTTGTAGATCTTGAAGCGCTCGAGCGGGTCGGCGATAAAGAGAATGTCCATGAGGTCCTGTACGTGGCGAAGGTCCGTTACACCTGGATGGCTTCGGGATCGGTCTTTTCCAGTTCGATCGACGACGCGATCAGCGACAGCCGCGCGACGACGCCGTACATGTAGAAACGGTTCGGCGGCGCGGCACCCGGCTTCGCGCCCGCATCCGGCAGCGCGGTGTGCTCGAAGCCGAGCGGCACGTAGTGCATGCCGGGCGCGTTCAGGTTCTGGTCGCGCTCGCGGCCGGCGTGCGTGCGGTAGAAGCCGCCGACCACGTAGCGGTCGATCATGTACACGACGGGCTCCGCGACTTCGTCGCCGACGCGCTCGAACGTATAGACGCCTTCCTGCACGATCACGTCGCGCACCGCGAGGCCGGCCTTCGACTCGGCCATCTGCGCGCGCTCGGCCTTCGACATCCGGCCGATCTCGGCCGCGTCGTGCACGGTCATCACGCCGCGCCCCGCCGTGCCGGCGTCGGCCTTCACGACGACGTACGGCTTCTCGCTGATCCCGTATTCGCGGTACTTGCGCGCGATCTTCTTCAGCACGCCGTCGATCGCGTCGGCGAGCGCCTGCTCGCCTTCATGCGCCTGCCAGTCGACGCCTTCCACGTGTGCGAAATACGGATTCACCATCCACGGATCGACGCCGACCATCTTCGCGAACTTCTTCGCGACGTCGTCGTAGCACGAGAAGTGCGTCGACTTGCGGCGCACGGCCCAGCCCGCGTGCAGCGGCGGCAGCAGGTACTGCTCGTGCAGGTTTTCCAGCACGGCCGGGATGCCGGCCGACAGGTCGTTGTTCAGCAGGATCGAGCACGGATCGAAATTCTTCAGGCCGAGGCGGCGCTGCGAACGCTCGAGCGGTTCGAGCACGATCTTCTGGCCGTCGGCCAGCGTGATCGGCGTCATGTCGGTGATGCTCGGGTCGAGCGAACCGAAGCGCACGTTCAGGCCGGCCTGGCGCATGATCGTCGCGAGCCGTGCGACGTTTTCGAGGTAGAACGCGTTGCGGGTCGGCAGCTCGGGAATCACGAGCAGGTTCTTCGCGTCCGGGCAGATCTTCTCGATCGCGGCCATCGCCGCCTGCACGGCGAGCGGCAGCACTTCGGACGGCAGATTGTTGAATGCGCCGGGAAACAGGTTCGCGTCGACGGGCGCCAGCTTGAAGCCGGCATTGCGCAGGTCCACCGAACAATAGAACGGCGGGGTGTGTTCCTGCCATTCGAGCCTGAACCAGCGTTCGATCGCAGGCGTCGCGTCGAGGATCTTCTGCTCGAGTTCGAGCAGCGGACCGTTCAACGCCGTAACGAGGTGGGGAACCATGAATCACTCGCGAGCGGGAGAATGAAGATTGTAGAGCAATTGCCCTGCCCATTTGGGGATTGTTCCCGGCTTCGCAAGGGTTTGGAGGAAGTTTTCGGCTATTGACCCGATAGAGTGAATGGTTATCCGCTACGGCAGTGGATGGCAGGAGAAAAAAAGCCCGCCGGGTGGGCGGGCCGAAGTCGCTGCGCTCATTCGGAGCGGGCGCCGTCGTCGCGGCGGCCCGCCGTTGATTCGTGAGACTTATTCCACGTGCTCGCCATGCAGGATCACGTCGAGACCTTCGCGCTCTTCCTCTTCGGTCACGCGCAGGCCGATCGTCAGGTCGATCAGCTTCAGCAGCACGAAGCTCAGCACGCCGCTGTAGACCAGCGTGATCAGCACGCCCTTGGCCTGCAGCAGCAGGCTGCCGTCGGCGCCGCCGATGTCCTTGACCGCGAACACGCCGGTCAGCAATGCGCCGAGAATCCCGCCAATGCCGTGCACGCCGAACGCGTCGAGCGAATCGTCGTAGCCGAGCTTCGACTTGAGCCACGTCGCCGACCAGAAGCACACGACGCCGGCCGCGATGCCGATCACGAGCGCGCCCGTCACGCCGACGAAGCCGGCCGCCGGCGTGATCGCCACGAGACCCGCGACCGCGCCCGACACGATGCCGAGCACCGACGGCTTGCCCTTGGCGATCCACTCGGCGAACATCCAGCCGAGCGCCGCGCAGGCCGTCGCGACTTGCGTCGTCAGCATCGCGAAGCCGGCACGGCCGTCGGCCGCGACCGCCGAGCCCGCGTTGAAACCGAACCAGCCGACCCACAGCATCGAGCCGCCGATCATCGTCAGCACGAGGTTGTGCGGCGCCATCGATTCACGGCCGAAGCCGATCCGCTTGCCGAGCACCAGGCACGACACGAGGCCCGCGATACCGGCGTTGATGTGCACCACCGTGCCGCCCGCGAAGTCGAGCACGCCGTCGGCCGACAGCCAGCCGGTCGGCTCCCACACCATGTGCGCGATCGGCACATAGACGATCAGCGACCAGAGCGTCATGAACACGAGCATCGCCGAGAACTTCATCCGGTCGGCGAACGCGCCGCAGATCAGCGCCGGCGTGATGATCGCGAACGTCATCTGGTAGACGAAGTAGACCGATTCCGGAATCGTCGTCGCGAGATGGCTGACGGTCAGCGTGGTCGCCTTGTCGCCCTTGATGTAGTTCATCCCGTGCAGGAACACGCGCGACAGGCCGCCGATGAAGCCGTTGCCCGGCGTGAACGCGAGGCTGTAGCCGACCACCGTCCACAGCACCGTGATCACCGCGGTGATCGCGAAGCTCTGCATCACGGTCGCGAGCACGTTCTTCTTGCGGACCATGCCGGCGTAGAACAGCGCGAGGCCGGGGATCGTCATGAACAGCACGAGCGCGGTGGAGGTCAGCATCCACGCGGTGTCGCCCGCGCTGATCTTCGACGAATCAACCGAGAACGGCGCGGTCGGCGCGGCGGGAGCGGCCGGTGCCGAAGCGGCGGCAGCAGCCGACGCATCGGTGGCGCCCGAGGCCGGTGCGGCGGCAGCGGCCGGGGCGGATGCGTCGGTGGCAGCCGGCGCCGAAGCGGCCGGAGCGGCGGCAGCCGACGCGTCGGAAGCCGTTGCGGCGGGCGCGGACGCAGCCGCGGCGGACGCCGCGTCGTCGGCGAGCGCGGGGCCGACGCCGGCCGCGATCAGCGAGCCGGCCATCAGCAGGGACATCAGAAGTTTGCGCATCTTGGGTTTCCTCTTGTCGCTTGTCTTGTCTGTTCTGT of Burkholderia sp. HI2500 contains these proteins:
- a CDS encoding ammonium transporter, with the protein product MRKLLMSLLMAGSLIAAGVGPALADDAASAAAASAPAATASDASAAAAPAASAPAATDASAPAAAAAPASGATDASAAAAASAPAAPAAPTAPFSVDSSKISAGDTAWMLTSTALVLFMTIPGLALFYAGMVRKKNVLATVMQSFAITAVITVLWTVVGYSLAFTPGNGFIGGLSRVFLHGMNYIKGDKATTLTVSHLATTIPESVYFVYQMTFAIITPALICGAFADRMKFSAMLVFMTLWSLIVYVPIAHMVWEPTGWLSADGVLDFAGGTVVHINAGIAGLVSCLVLGKRIGFGRESMAPHNLVLTMIGGSMLWVGWFGFNAGSAVAADGRAGFAMLTTQVATACAALGWMFAEWIAKGKPSVLGIVSGAVAGLVAITPAAGFVGVTGALVIGIAAGVVCFWSATWLKSKLGYDDSLDAFGVHGIGGILGALLTGVFAVKDIGGADGSLLLQAKGVLITLVYSGVLSFVLLKLIDLTIGLRVTEEEEREGLDVILHGEHVE